One window of Paludibacter propionicigenes WB4 genomic DNA carries:
- a CDS encoding SUMF1/EgtB/PvdO family nonheme iron enzyme, whose product MKKNLPIIVLTLLLVACNKPAGEVTGLGTKGSFVEAQPYGMVFIKRGSFMMGPNDQSALGEINKKSINVTVDAFWMDETEITNDKYKQFVYYVRDSIALRSLVVAGKDEFRQKFKNQNDDASPETARLNWKTKIPWNSKDEEVQTVLASLYYQNENGLHGKRQIDPGKLQYKYEWINYDQAALPRNKYNVNTGAYPANAKARVDTSYVENGIIVNKTIERKLTTRRDLISTRIVNVYPDTIMWLRDFQFSYNDPKMHMYFSHPGFSQYPVVGVTWEQAQAFSQWRTRLFNNVNTIGGQDYRLPTEAEWEYAARGGRKMAFYPWGGNYVRDKKGCYLANFKPMRGSYTDDMGATTMKVASYPPNNFGLYDMAGNVAEWTSSAYDGSSSLVVSDMNPSFQYNAKNSDPDVMKRKVIKGGSWKDIAYFLQCGVRDYEYQNESRPYIGFRCVRSYNGE is encoded by the coding sequence ATGAAAAAAAATCTGCCAATTATTGTACTGACTTTGTTGTTGGTTGCTTGCAACAAACCTGCAGGTGAAGTGACGGGTCTTGGAACCAAAGGCTCATTTGTTGAAGCTCAGCCATATGGAATGGTGTTCATAAAAAGAGGATCATTTATGATGGGGCCAAACGATCAATCAGCTCTTGGAGAAATAAATAAGAAATCAATAAATGTAACAGTTGATGCATTCTGGATGGATGAAACTGAAATAACTAATGACAAATACAAACAATTTGTTTATTATGTTCGTGATTCTATTGCTTTACGCTCTTTAGTAGTGGCAGGAAAAGATGAATTTCGCCAGAAATTTAAAAACCAGAACGATGATGCCTCTCCTGAGACTGCCCGATTGAACTGGAAAACAAAAATACCATGGAACTCTAAGGATGAAGAAGTTCAAACCGTTTTAGCAAGTTTGTACTATCAAAACGAAAATGGATTACACGGTAAAAGACAAATCGATCCCGGAAAGTTGCAATACAAGTACGAATGGATTAACTATGATCAGGCAGCTTTACCAAGAAACAAATATAATGTAAATACAGGTGCATATCCGGCTAATGCTAAGGCGCGTGTAGATACTTCTTATGTGGAAAACGGTATTATCGTCAATAAAACTATTGAGAGAAAATTGACAACCCGAAGAGACTTGATTTCTACCCGCATTGTAAATGTATATCCTGATACGATCATGTGGCTTCGCGATTTCCAATTCTCGTATAATGACCCTAAGATGCACATGTACTTCTCTCACCCGGGATTCTCACAATATCCGGTTGTAGGTGTAACCTGGGAACAGGCTCAAGCATTTTCTCAATGGAGAACAAGATTATTCAATAATGTAAATACAATTGGAGGTCAGGATTATCGCTTACCTACAGAGGCTGAATGGGAATATGCAGCTCGTGGTGGCCGTAAAATGGCTTTTTATCCATGGGGAGGAAACTATGTTCGCGACAAGAAAGGTTGCTACTTAGCCAACTTCAAACCAATGAGAGGTAGTTATACCGACGATATGGGAGCTACAACAATGAAAGTTGCTTCGTACCCTCCTAATAATTTCGGATTGTATGATATGGCAGGTAATGTGGCTGAATGGACTTCTTCTGCTTATGATGGTTCAAGTAGCTTAGTTGTATCGGATATGAATCCAAGTTTCCAATATAATGCTAAGAACAGTGATCCGGATGTGATGAAGCGCAAAGTAATCAAGGGAGGTTCGTGGAAAGATATTGCATACTTTCTGCAATGTGGTGTCAGAGATTACGAGTACCAAAATGAAAGCCGACCTTATATTGGTTTCCGTTGCGTTCGCTCATATAACGGTGAATAA
- a CDS encoding type IX secretion system membrane protein PorP/SprF, producing MKKVVFCFLILLLNIGSAYSQFDVQLSQYMFHNSSFNPAAVGESGMIQIVGQHRIQWVGMPNAPRTTVFSVNSPLKIGNVLQGVGIRFIDDKAGLFTNQSAHLQYAYKRKLGTGLVSVGADFGFVSLGFRGDSVRSITGEYHNITADPEIPKTAVVGMSFDLNLGAFYSTPSFYAGVSYLHLNNPTVSWGTKTKFKQTGSLFVTGGYNWILPNPKYVFKPSTLIKTDMSSVQCDLTGRMEYDNKYWGGLSYRFQDAVVFLAGVNIASGLSIGYSYDLPTSQIIRVSSGSHEILLMYSFEYIFSKKNSKYKSIRIL from the coding sequence ATGAAAAAAGTAGTATTCTGTTTTCTTATTTTACTCCTTAATATAGGTTCGGCTTATTCACAATTTGATGTTCAACTAAGTCAATATATGTTTCACAATTCATCATTTAATCCTGCGGCGGTAGGTGAAAGTGGAATGATTCAGATTGTTGGGCAGCACAGAATTCAGTGGGTGGGAATGCCAAATGCACCACGAACAACTGTCTTTAGTGTAAATTCTCCCTTAAAAATAGGGAATGTACTACAGGGCGTTGGTATTAGATTTATCGATGATAAGGCAGGACTTTTTACCAATCAAAGCGCGCATTTGCAATATGCATACAAACGGAAATTGGGAACTGGCTTGGTAAGTGTTGGTGCGGACTTTGGATTCGTGAGTTTAGGATTTCGCGGAGATAGTGTGCGTTCTATAACGGGCGAGTATCACAATATAACCGCTGACCCTGAGATTCCGAAAACAGCTGTAGTTGGGATGAGCTTTGACTTGAATTTAGGTGCGTTTTATTCTACACCAAGTTTTTATGCCGGTGTATCGTATTTGCATTTAAATAATCCAACAGTATCGTGGGGTACAAAAACCAAATTCAAACAGACTGGTTCTTTATTCGTTACCGGAGGATATAACTGGATTTTACCAAACCCTAAATATGTTTTTAAACCCTCGACGTTGATTAAAACTGATATGTCTTCAGTACAATGCGACCTGACCGGGCGGATGGAGTATGACAACAAATACTGGGGAGGATTATCGTATAGATTTCAGGATGCTGTTGTTTTTTTGGCGGGAGTGAATATTGCGAGTGGATTATCAATAGGGTATTCATATGATCTTCCTACTTCTCAAATTATTAGAGTTAGTTCAGGGTCGCATGAGATACTACTAATGTACAGTTTTGAATATATATTCAGCAAGAAAAATAGCAAATACAAGAGTATAAGGATATTATAG
- a CDS encoding response regulator transcription factor, with amino-acid sequence MRNVILADNQDISIAGWYYLFQGISDGQVIAEATDKKDLISLLVNYPNALVILDYTLFDFESANELLILQARFENVDWILFSDALSDEFMRTLLYNTQSFSVLMKDGSKDEILSALKEALKGNRFICNHVSNILLDNSRNIQNQGFKNLLTATEQEILKEMALGKTTKEIASKRHVSVHTIMTHRKNIFRKIEVNNVHEATKYAMRAGIVDMAEYYI; translated from the coding sequence ATGAGAAATGTAATTCTTGCTGATAATCAGGATATTTCTATTGCCGGTTGGTACTATCTTTTTCAGGGGATATCGGACGGGCAGGTGATAGCCGAAGCAACGGATAAAAAAGACTTAATCTCACTACTGGTCAATTATCCAAATGCTCTGGTTATACTTGATTATACCTTATTCGATTTTGAAAGCGCAAACGAATTATTGATACTTCAGGCGAGATTCGAGAATGTTGATTGGATATTGTTTTCGGACGCACTGAGCGATGAATTTATGCGTACTTTGCTTTATAACACGCAATCTTTTAGTGTGTTGATGAAGGATGGCTCAAAGGATGAGATATTGAGTGCTTTGAAGGAAGCTTTAAAAGGAAATCGTTTTATTTGTAATCATGTGAGTAATATATTACTTGATAACAGCAGAAATATACAAAATCAAGGCTTCAAAAACTTGCTGACTGCTACTGAACAAGAGATTTTGAAGGAGATGGCGTTAGGAAAAACTACTAAAGAGATAGCGTCCAAAAGACATGTTAGTGTTCATACCATTATGACTCACCGCAAGAATATCTTTCGCAAAATAGAAGTAAATAATGTACACGAAGCTACCAAGTATGCTATGCGAGCAGGTATAGTGGATATGGCTGAGTATTATATTTGA
- a CDS encoding DUF2795 domain-containing protein, whose amino-acid sequence MYWTLELASKIEDAPWPATKDELIDYAMRSGSPLEVIENLQEIEDEGEIYECIEDIWPDYPSKEDFFFNEEEY is encoded by the coding sequence ATGTATTGGACTTTAGAATTAGCGTCTAAAATAGAGGATGCGCCTTGGCCGGCCACAAAAGATGAACTTATTGACTACGCTATGCGTTCAGGTTCGCCTCTGGAAGTTATTGAAAACTTGCAAGAAATAGAGGACGAGGGTGAAATTTATGAATGTATTGAAGATATTTGGCCTGACTATCCAAGTAAAGAAGACTTTTTCTTCAACGAGGAGGAATATTAA
- the gldL gene encoding gliding motility protein GldL — translation MSENVSKFDLWWNSPETKQKVGAAYSLGASVVIIGAMFKILHLTGAGTMLGIGMSVEAFLFALGIFDKPHKEFDWDKVYDFDGNGTVGANNQVSQNVNTGTSAAPARAVGLNYNQTIDDEDVQKLSEGIKNLTATAQQFSSLSSVIGATEQFVKNIDEASATTGKFIKSQESLNGATGTLATSYQGISASMDAVEKNTKLYAGKVEDINKNLASINSIYEIQLKNIQAQSEGLTQQTERIRLVNEDLNVVVRDVQKMKTATTVAAEETENFKTGTSKLAKQVADLNQVYGNMLNALSN, via the coding sequence ATGTCTGAAAATGTTTCAAAATTTGATTTGTGGTGGAATTCCCCTGAAACAAAGCAGAAAGTAGGTGCCGCTTATAGTTTAGGAGCTTCTGTTGTAATTATCGGGGCTATGTTTAAGATTCTACACTTAACAGGAGCCGGTACTATGTTGGGTATAGGTATGTCCGTGGAAGCTTTTCTTTTTGCTCTAGGTATCTTTGATAAACCGCATAAGGAATTTGATTGGGATAAAGTGTATGATTTTGATGGAAACGGAACAGTAGGTGCTAATAATCAGGTATCTCAAAACGTAAATACAGGAACATCAGCAGCACCTGCAAGAGCAGTTGGACTCAATTATAATCAAACAATTGATGATGAAGATGTTCAGAAACTCTCAGAAGGAATAAAAAATCTTACTGCTACAGCACAGCAATTTTCAAGTCTTTCAAGTGTAATTGGTGCTACTGAACAATTCGTAAAGAATATTGATGAGGCGTCAGCAACTACAGGCAAGTTTATCAAGAGTCAGGAATCTCTTAATGGAGCCACAGGTACGTTAGCCACTTCATATCAGGGAATTTCGGCCAGTATGGATGCCGTTGAGAAAAATACTAAATTGTATGCCGGAAAAGTTGAGGATATTAATAAGAATCTGGCTTCAATAAATTCTATTTATGAAATTCAACTGAAAAATATTCAGGCACAGTCGGAAGGATTAACTCAGCAAACTGAACGAATCCGCCTGGTGAATGAGGATTTGAATGTAGTAGTTAGAGACGTTCAAAAAATGAAAACAGCAACAACTGTTGCTGCTGAAGAAACAGAAAACTTCAAGACAGGCACATCGAAGCTTGCTAAACAGGTTGCCGACTTAAATCAGGTTTACGGTAATATGCTAAACGCTTTAAGTAACTAA
- the mnmA gene encoding tRNA 2-thiouridine(34) synthase MnmA encodes MNIATLLSGGVDSSVVVHMLKESGYTPSLFYIKIGMDDDELLHCTSEEDIEMASLIARKYGCSLDVVDLHKDYWDNVVSYTIEKVKQGLTPNPDVMCNKLIKFGVFEQRVGKDFDKTATGHYATTLEKNGKVYLSTAKDPIKDQTDFLAQINSLQVSKLMFPIGHLMKNEVRDIATKANLPSAKRQDSQGICFLGKVNYNDFIRRYLGEKSGPIVELETGKILGKHNGYWFHTVGQRKGLGLSGGPWYVIKKDVAANIVYASKGFDAEAQYGYEFSMRDFHFITDNPWENRRSEIDVTFKIRHTPDFTKGKIIQTPEGYRLISTERLQGIAPGQFGVVYDAESRICVGSGEIM; translated from the coding sequence ATGAATATAGCTACTTTACTATCAGGAGGAGTTGATAGCTCGGTGGTGGTGCATATGTTGAAAGAGTCAGGATATACACCATCGTTGTTTTACATAAAGATAGGTATGGATGATGATGAGCTATTGCATTGTACATCGGAAGAAGACATTGAAATGGCATCGCTCATTGCCCGTAAGTATGGTTGTAGTCTTGATGTGGTTGATTTACATAAGGATTACTGGGACAATGTGGTTTCATATACCATCGAAAAAGTGAAACAGGGATTGACTCCCAATCCGGATGTGATGTGTAACAAGCTCATTAAGTTTGGTGTGTTTGAACAGCGGGTAGGTAAAGATTTTGATAAAACGGCTACCGGACATTATGCCACTACGCTTGAGAAGAACGGAAAAGTTTACCTTTCTACCGCGAAAGATCCGATAAAAGACCAGACCGATTTTCTTGCTCAGATCAATTCGTTACAAGTCTCAAAGCTCATGTTTCCGATTGGACACCTGATGAAGAATGAAGTGCGTGATATAGCCACCAAAGCGAATCTACCCAGTGCTAAGCGTCAGGATAGTCAGGGCATTTGCTTCCTGGGGAAGGTGAATTACAATGATTTTATTCGTCGTTATCTAGGCGAGAAGTCTGGACCCATTGTGGAATTGGAAACAGGCAAAATTCTAGGGAAGCATAACGGCTATTGGTTTCATACGGTTGGGCAACGCAAGGGGCTTGGACTTTCGGGAGGCCCATGGTATGTGATAAAGAAGGATGTAGCGGCTAATATAGTGTACGCCTCAAAAGGATTTGATGCTGAAGCGCAGTATGGTTACGAATTCTCTATGCGCGACTTTCATTTTATTACCGACAATCCGTGGGAAAATCGGCGATCTGAAATTGATGTGACTTTTAAAATAAGACATACGCCCGACTTTACGAAGGGGAAAATTATTCAGACCCCCGAGGGTTATCGTTTAATATCAACAGAGCGATTGCAGGGGATTGCACCGGGACAGTTTGGGGTGGTGTACGATGCCGAATCGCGGATTTGTGTGGGAAGCGGTGAGATAATGTAA
- a CDS encoding O-methyltransferase, whose translation MKQLRLLYKYIIHFFSARNTKGHGVHSPFLFNFTTFILNNRGLYYIFPKIEWVRTTLLHDKRTISILDYGTGSDRERTVSDIAKSSLKSAKYGQLLFRITNYLKIKTVLELGTSLGVTTSYLASSSSDIRCVSLEGCPQIAKVAQENFKKLKLHNIELVVGNIDNTLSEVLDGIEELGLIFFDANHRSQSVLNYFNQCIPKINDSTVMVIDDIYWSADMEYAWEMIKKSSKVTSTIDLFQVGIVFFNPNLHKKHYKMHY comes from the coding sequence ATGAAGCAATTGCGATTATTGTACAAGTATATCATTCATTTTTTTTCAGCTCGAAATACAAAGGGACATGGAGTTCATTCTCCTTTTCTGTTTAATTTTACGACTTTCATCTTAAATAACAGAGGTTTATATTATATATTCCCTAAAATTGAGTGGGTCAGAACCACTTTGTTACACGATAAAAGGACTATAAGTATTCTCGACTATGGAACGGGCAGCGACAGAGAGAGAACTGTTTCCGATATTGCAAAAAGTTCGTTGAAATCAGCGAAGTATGGGCAGCTTCTGTTCAGGATAACTAATTACTTGAAAATAAAAACCGTTTTGGAGTTAGGAACCTCGTTAGGTGTGACCACATCGTATTTAGCCTCATCGTCGTCAGATATTCGCTGTGTCAGTTTAGAAGGCTGTCCGCAGATTGCAAAAGTAGCACAGGAGAATTTTAAAAAGTTGAAGCTTCACAATATTGAACTTGTGGTAGGGAACATAGATAATACTTTATCTGAAGTGTTGGATGGTATTGAAGAGTTGGGCTTGATATTTTTTGATGCCAATCATCGCTCCCAGTCAGTGTTGAATTATTTCAACCAGTGTATCCCGAAAATAAATGATAGTACCGTTATGGTAATTGATGATATCTATTGGTCTGCTGATATGGAGTATGCCTGGGAAATGATAAAGAAATCATCGAAGGTGACATCTACGATAGACTTGTTTCAGGTTGGAATCGTTTTCTTTAATCCGAATTTGCACAAGAAGCATTATAAAATGCATTATTAA
- a CDS encoding cob(I)yrinic acid a,c-diamide adenosyltransferase — protein sequence MTNPIRYWILKQHIKMKLYTKTGDKGQTGLIGGTRVPKNDIRIEAYGTVDELNSFIGALTTFHIPDVDRDFLRSIQNNLFIIGSYLATDTSKVALQKASILKMDVIDAIEKEIDRLDAMLPALNSFILPGGSQTGAFSHICRTISRRVERRLLDVGNVYFIDNEVFVYINRLSDYFFALARYLTVEKGEEEIYWKKQD from the coding sequence ATGACAAATCCAATTCGATATTGGATTTTAAAGCAACACATTAAAATGAAATTATATACTAAAACAGGAGATAAAGGCCAGACCGGACTTATCGGAGGTACCCGAGTACCTAAAAATGATATAAGAATTGAAGCTTACGGTACAGTCGATGAGCTAAATTCGTTCATTGGTGCCCTTACAACATTCCATATTCCGGATGTTGACAGAGACTTTTTGAGATCAATTCAAAATAATCTTTTTATAATAGGATCTTATCTGGCTACTGATACGTCGAAAGTAGCATTGCAAAAAGCGTCCATCCTTAAAATGGACGTTATTGATGCAATTGAAAAAGAAATTGATCGGCTGGATGCCATGTTACCGGCTCTGAATTCGTTTATTTTACCGGGAGGCTCTCAAACAGGGGCTTTTAGTCATATTTGTAGAACAATTTCAAGAAGAGTAGAAAGAAGACTTTTGGATGTTGGGAATGTGTATTTTATAGATAATGAGGTGTTTGTATATATTAATCGTCTGTCGGACTACTTTTTTGCTCTCGCACGCTATTTGACGGTAGAGAAAGGAGAGGAAGAAATTTATTGGAAAAAGCAGGATTAA
- the gldM gene encoding gliding motility protein GldM encodes MSGAKNCPETPRQKMIGMMYLVLTAMLALNVSSEILNGFTMVDNSLHKTIESSDARNKSLYADFEALNADNPQKVKEWLDKAKVVKQKSDEIYKYIEDFKKKIIKLADSDEANDSAYVKQIIAKDNLDKAAEYGINNGNGKILQKKIEDYRDFLIKLSADNPSKKKMYEAIFSTKKTKDGKPWDVALFEGMPLSAVVTILTKYQSDIRTSEAEVVQYLKGQTDALDFRVNKITALVVPNSRYVIRGGKYSSRIVLSAVDSTKTPEYYIGSTRIKDGIYDINCAKSGSFNYSGFIKLPMTDGSIKTYPFKSDYIVGDPSATVSNEDLNVVYRGIDNKFGISVPGVASDNVSVRVSGGTVQKVAGRYIIRPTQDGEINISVYAKIDGKELPMGGGAYRVKYIPDPKSFLQYTDAGGVVRLLQDGALTKRVLKSGVGIVASYGADELIKANFTVQSFTMVTPVGSASTSGSRLSARMLSDIDRLEGGDLITFKNIKAVGPDGKVRSLGLIQVQI; translated from the coding sequence ATGAGTGGAGCAAAAAATTGTCCTGAAACGCCCAGACAAAAAATGATTGGTATGATGTATTTGGTGCTTACAGCAATGTTGGCATTGAATGTATCAAGCGAAATCCTGAATGGGTTTACTATGGTGGATAATAGTTTACATAAAACCATTGAGTCTTCAGACGCCAGAAATAAATCTTTATATGCCGATTTTGAAGCTTTAAATGCTGATAATCCTCAAAAAGTGAAAGAATGGCTTGATAAAGCCAAGGTGGTAAAGCAGAAATCGGATGAAATTTATAAATATATAGAGGATTTCAAAAAAAAGATTATCAAACTTGCCGACAGCGATGAGGCTAATGACAGCGCCTATGTGAAGCAGATTATCGCAAAAGATAATCTGGATAAAGCTGCGGAATACGGGATTAATAATGGCAACGGAAAGATACTTCAAAAGAAGATTGAGGATTATAGAGATTTTTTGATTAAGTTATCGGCGGATAACCCCTCTAAGAAAAAGATGTATGAAGCCATATTCTCGACTAAAAAAACCAAAGATGGTAAACCTTGGGATGTTGCTCTCTTTGAGGGAATGCCGCTTTCGGCAGTGGTTACGATATTGACTAAGTATCAGAGTGATATACGTACATCGGAAGCTGAAGTGGTACAATATCTGAAAGGACAAACCGATGCGTTGGATTTCAGGGTAAATAAAATTACGGCTTTAGTGGTGCCGAATTCGAGGTATGTAATTCGCGGAGGAAAATATAGTTCAAGAATAGTTCTTTCGGCTGTGGATTCGACAAAAACACCTGAATATTACATTGGGTCAACAAGAATTAAAGACGGCATCTACGATATAAATTGTGCTAAATCCGGTTCATTTAATTATTCCGGATTTATAAAGTTACCAATGACTGATGGATCGATAAAGACGTATCCATTCAAGAGTGATTATATTGTTGGTGATCCTTCGGCAACAGTTTCGAATGAAGATTTGAATGTAGTCTATCGCGGGATTGATAATAAATTTGGTATCTCTGTACCGGGTGTAGCTTCAGATAATGTATCAGTAAGGGTCAGTGGTGGAACAGTTCAAAAAGTGGCCGGAAGATATATTATTCGTCCGACACAGGATGGTGAAATTAATATCTCTGTATATGCGAAGATAGACGGAAAAGAATTACCAATGGGTGGTGGAGCGTATCGGGTAAAATATATCCCCGATCCAAAATCATTTTTACAATATACTGATGCCGGTGGTGTTGTCAGATTACTTCAGGATGGTGCGCTAACCAAGAGAGTCTTAAAGTCCGGAGTGGGTATTGTCGCAAGTTATGGAGCTGATGAATTGATAAAAGCCAACTTCACGGTACAATCGTTCACGATGGTGACTCCAGTAGGGTCAGCGTCAACGAGTGGATCAAGATTATCTGCGAGAATGCTAAGTGATATTGACAGACTGGAAGGTGGAGATCTGATAACCTTTAAAAATATAAAAGCAGTAGGACCCGATGGAAAAGTCCGGAGCTTAGGATTAATACAAGTACAAATTTAG
- the gldN gene encoding gliding motility protein GldN produces the protein MKKYLIVPLIILFTAIPSVMKAQLNQVPFFDSKGNVRLQTTELDALADTIAKVNHRADDVRWSRVVYRVIDMREKQNYQLYFPMRASDEYRSLFRVMLDAITDGITVYRRNARDLKPQFHEEDKLVGDELSKVFAYDNDNDNNLIQQDSVSKELKVNTDQYYNYVKNQFKFLVQEIVFFDKHTSRMYSQIMAIAPLYALHPDNTKSKKSIKYFQESVLCWFLFDELRPYLAKQYVIPNGNETQRLTYDEFFAQKLYSSYLLGDSNMFNRMLLDYVVDPVKIKKEQDRLETELMNFEQDLWEY, from the coding sequence ATGAAAAAATATTTGATTGTTCCTTTAATCATACTCTTTACAGCTATACCAAGCGTAATGAAAGCGCAGCTTAACCAAGTGCCATTCTTTGATAGTAAAGGAAACGTAAGGCTCCAGACTACTGAGTTGGATGCTTTGGCTGATACTATTGCTAAAGTAAATCACCGAGCCGATGATGTTAGGTGGTCTCGGGTGGTATATAGGGTAATAGATATGCGTGAAAAGCAGAACTATCAACTTTACTTTCCAATGCGTGCAAGTGACGAGTATCGTAGTTTGTTTCGTGTAATGCTTGATGCTATTACTGATGGAATTACTGTCTACAGACGTAATGCAAGAGACTTGAAGCCGCAGTTTCATGAAGAAGATAAACTTGTAGGTGATGAACTGTCAAAAGTGTTTGCCTACGATAATGATAATGATAATAATCTCATTCAACAAGATTCTGTATCAAAAGAACTTAAAGTAAACACTGACCAATACTATAACTACGTAAAGAATCAGTTTAAATTTTTAGTACAAGAGATTGTTTTCTTTGATAAACATACATCCAGAATGTATTCTCAGATAATGGCTATAGCTCCATTATATGCATTGCATCCGGATAATACCAAATCAAAAAAATCGATAAAATACTTTCAGGAATCAGTTTTATGTTGGTTCTTGTTTGATGAACTTCGTCCGTATTTAGCAAAACAGTATGTCATTCCTAACGGTAATGAGACTCAACGTTTGACTTATGATGAGTTTTTTGCTCAAAAGCTATATTCAAGTTATTTGCTCGGTGATAGTAATATGTTCAACAGAATGCTTTTAGATTATGTTGTTGATCCGGTTAAGATTAAAAAAGAACAAGATCGATTAGAAACCGAATTGATGAACTTTGAACAGGATCTTTGGGAGTATTAA
- a CDS encoding RNA polymerase sigma factor, translating into MNIKGKNSQQRSTEAELLLRLQQGDEEAFASLFYAYKDKLLGFAMVLTNSSVRAEDMVQDVFMKLWQNRANIADIENINAFIFRMAQNQAIDELRRFSKETLAHSSEFINEEALSPNPAESLLNKEIREKIKEAVDQLPPQQKRIYILHNEDGYKYEEIASELNLSVSTIRNHMSQAMGNIRKLLSYSYPGNIFIYWIFLAGFSLF; encoded by the coding sequence ATGAATATAAAGGGTAAAAACAGTCAACAAAGAAGTACGGAAGCCGAACTTCTTTTACGTCTCCAACAAGGAGACGAGGAGGCTTTTGCCAGCTTGTTTTATGCCTATAAAGATAAATTGTTGGGTTTTGCAATGGTTCTTACAAATTCATCGGTTCGTGCAGAAGATATGGTTCAGGATGTTTTTATGAAGCTGTGGCAAAACAGAGCCAATATTGCCGACATCGAAAATATTAATGCGTTCATTTTTCGCATGGCACAGAATCAGGCAATTGATGAACTTCGCCGATTCTCAAAAGAAACGCTTGCACATTCCTCTGAATTTATAAATGAGGAAGCTCTTAGTCCGAATCCTGCAGAATCTTTGTTAAATAAAGAAATTCGCGAAAAAATAAAAGAAGCAGTTGATCAACTGCCGCCTCAGCAAAAACGTATTTACATTCTTCATAACGAAGATGGTTATAAATATGAGGAAATAGCCTCAGAATTAAATCTTTCTGTTTCTACTATCCGAAACCATATGAGTCAGGCAATGGGAAATATCCGTAAACTTCTCTCATATTCTTACCCCGGAAATATCTTCATTTATTGGATTTTTTTAGCCGGATTTAGTTTATTCTAG